aaacTCACTATCAGCGTTTTCCCTAAATACATTTAGTTCGTCCGATGTATCTTGAGCCAAACTCATGGTCATCTTCAGATCAATATTGatcttttgaaattatttcgACAGTGGTAGTCCAAATCCAAATACTTTTGATGTTACAtgcaatactataataaattctgaTTGTAAAATCGAACTTCTTAAACTTTGCGTCTTATGAGAGGTGTCAGATGTATCATTCCATTCAGAAATTATATCAAGAGCTTCTACAACACTTTCAAATAGTtccaaaaaatcatttattgaaTGATATCTCTCTATCCACCGAGTTTCACAACTTCTTTTTAATGATCTTTTTGATAACACATTTTCCGATTGTTCAATAGCTAGTGAAAGCACAGCTTTACGTttaggaaatataaaaaaattccaaagtTTTCCAACAATTCCTAAACAATTTCGTATACTTTGAATACCACATGATGAAGAGACAGCAAGGTTGAGAGAATGGGCAGAACAATGAATATAAACGGCTAGTGGATGAGCTTGTTTATATGATATTGAACACCATTATATTTACCCGACATTGCAGCTGCTCCATCAAAACCTTGCCCACGTAGATACTGTGTTTCGATTCCAAAATGTTTTAAGTTGTCCAGTATTAAGGTAGCTAATCCTTTGCCAGTCAAATCAGCTGTCGGAACAAACTGTAAAAAATCTTCATGCAATGTACATGTTTCACGATTTACATAGCGCGCACAAATGGAAACTTGTTCAATTCCAGCTATGTCAGCTGTTTCGTCCAGAAGGACAGTAAAGCATTTTGCTTTATTTACTCTATTAACAATCTTAGAAAGTAAAACAGAATTACAAGCATTAATTATGGCATTTTGACTAGTGGGACTAATGTATTTAATACGACCTGGACTTTcaaggaatttttttaaattggcatCACCAAGTGCTcgatactttaaaatattacgaaaatttCCATCATTTTCTCTGGGTTCCGAATTTTCTACTTCAATTTTACCAGAATCACGATGGCCTCTGATTGACAAGTTTTGCTGTCCGCATAAAAATATAGCTTCTATTATTGGAATaatgttttttctattttctattactTGTTTTGCATGACAAGAATCCAATTGGTTTTCAATAGATAAtgacggatttttttttatattaaggtAATTATCAGTGTctgataaacattttaaatgatattgtaGACTGGAATGGTTTCTAAAAGTTTCAGTTGCGTGTTTTCAATTACGAAATGGTTTTTTGACTAAAGCACCAAGTGGTTGGGAATAGGTTCCTGCTTCGTTATTAGCAAATGGAACACAAAATTTACAAAACGCTCCATCAAACTTTAAGGAATACGCTAGCCAAGTAAATTTAGACAACCATGAAAATtgaaatcttaaattttttttacaactcaCAGTTactggaaattgaaaattgttttcggGTTTCCAGATTTGCTGAAGAATTTCTTCAATTCCTGGCGATAAGAATGTTTTGACTGTTTCGAGAATTATTGATGTTCATCTAATATGGGTATTTTATAAAGTGgtaatacatacaatacaaGGAAAAGTTTAATTACGCGTGGCGGCGGGTTTTTGATCGTTCGACTGTtgactaattttaaactatatttcatataaatattttgttcacggGAAAAAACCATGTCCACGCGTGCTTACATAAATCGGGGTCTGCAAATatgtaagaattttttttttttttggagagaTTCTGGGGNNNNNNNNNNNNNNNNNNNNNNNNNNNNNNNNNNNNNNNNNNNNNNNNNNNNNNNNNNNNNNNNNNNNNNNNNNNNNNNNNNNNNNNNNNNNNNNNNNNNNNNNNNNNNNNNNNNNNNNNNNNNNNNNNNNNNNNNNNNNNNNNNNNNNNNNNNNNNNNNNNNNNNNNNNNNNNNNNNNNNNNNNNNNNNNNNNNNNNNNNNNNNNNNNNNNNNNNNNNNNNNNNNNNNNNNNNNNNNNNNNNNNNNNNNNNNNNNNNNNNNNNNNNNNNNNNNNNNNNNNNNNNNNNNNNNNNNNNNNNNNNNNNNNNNNNNNNNNNNNNNNNNNNNNNNNNNNNNNNNNNNNNNNNNNNNNNNNNNNNNNNNNNNNNNNNNNNNNNNNNNNNNNNNNNNNNNNNNNNNNNNNNNNNNNNNNNNNNNNNNNNNNNNNNNNNNNNNNNNNNNNNNNNNNNNNNNNNNNNNNNNNNNNNNNNNNNNNNNNNNNNNNNNNNNNNNNNNNNNNNNNNNNNNNNNNNNNNNNNNNNNNNNNNNNNNNNNNNNNNNNNNNNNNNNNNNNNNNNNNNNNNNNNNNNNNNNNNNNNNNNNNNNNNNNNNNNNNNNNNNNNNNNNNNNNNNNNNNNNNNNNNNNNNNNNNNNNNNNNNNNNNNNNNNNNNNNNNNNNNNNNNNNNNNNNNNNNNNNNNNNNNNNNNNNNNNNNNNNNNNNNNNNNNNNNNNNNNNNNNNNNNNNNNNNNNNNNNNNNNNNNNNNNNNNNNNNNNNNNNNNNNNNNNNNNNNNNNNNNNNNNNNNNNNNNNNNNNNNNNNNNNNNNNNNNNNNNNNNNNNNNNNNNNNNNNNNNNNNNNNNNNNNNNNNNNNNNNNNNNNNNNNNNNNNNNNNNNNNNNNNNNNNNNNNNNNNNNNNNNNNNNNNNNNNNNNNNNNNNNNNNNNNNNNNNNNNNNNNNNNNNNNNNNNNNNNNNNNNNNNNNNNNNNNNNNNNNNNNNNNNNNNNNNNNNNNNNNNNNNNNNNNNNNNNNNNNNNNNNNNNNNNNNNNNNNNNNNNNNNNNNNNNNNNNNNNNNNNNNNNNNNNNNNNNNNNNNNNNNNNNNNNNNNNNNNNNNNNNNNNNNNNNNNNNNNNNNNNNNNNNNNNNNNNNNNNNNNNNNNNNNNNNNNNNNNNNNNNNNNNNNNNNNNNNNNNNNNNNNNNNNNNNNNNNNNNNNNNNNNNNNNNNNNNNNNNNNNNNNNNNNNNNNNNNNNNNNNNNNNNNNNNNNNNNNNNNNNNNNNNNNNNNNNNNNNNNNNNNNNNNNNNNNNNNNNNNNNNNNNNNNNNNNNNNNCAATGGACAAAGTATATGAATATGTCAGGCCTTAAAATTCCGCAATGAAGCAACCGGGCATGTGTGCGCATCAGTAAAAGTGGTACTGTTACCTCTTCCAACTCCACCGGAACCCTTTAAAATCTCTTCTTGCTGGTCATTTGGGGCAACCAAAATTTGCGATACCAAACGTAATGGACGTAATTTTGAAaccacatttaaaatacaaggcCAAGTGTATCATATGATTGGGTCGTTGTTGCCGATGCCTAATAATGACCCAAAGTTTCAATAAAGAACTTTGTAATTTACTCATTCATTGCAGACTATGTTCTATCCTTAATCCTGTGGGTTATTATTAGTGACTATAcgtgaacattaatattactgtatgttTACTATACGCTATGATCTCCGAAACCACtaataaactacaaataaaaaaaaatgtctaatacataataacaataatacacggcctacgaaaatgcaaaaaaacaaactaatacgcgggcaacgccgtgtcgggacagctagtatatatatatatgatttaacGTATGTAACTACAAAACAGCTATCGatctattttcattttgtaataatattcttatataaatgtctcaccatttcatatttaattcactatctaatattttaatttatttgcctTTTGTTATCATGTATCATGTAATGTACAGTCTATCGGTTAGACTACTGTATCTTATCTTAATTTGTAACCTTTGcatcctatattattaattaattgttgaactgtaatagttattactaaaagttttaaaattaaaaataataatgttttttttatatatataattatattataataatattatataatttgacacTCTTATCACtcctattattatacaaaactaaaccatattaacatattttaaatatgttagaaattggatattagtatattacttagcttgacaattttttttttaaatactgcaCTAAGGcagtttataaacattttttcatgtatcaaaCTATCTTCGTTTATGTATTGtgaataattttagaaatatttacctaacataatataataaaaaaaaaaacagttatggTAAATTAAGgaagacaaatattttgttttaattaaaatcacaaaataatctagtaaattaaatatatagtagaaGAAATATAAACTCtcataatagttaaaattattgacCAACGTGAATACTGAATTTTAAATACAgcaaatttatgattattttatgaacCATTAGAAATATGTAAGCGATATTCTATTCGAAATATAAATATCACACGTAAGTATACTTTTTCTCACTCACTAACTGGTCAGCAGTATTGGGaacatagatataaataaaatagagtGAAGTTTGCTGGAATGGGGAAAATAGAAAtactgttttttattatataattcattgaCCGTATTACACAGTTGCCTGCCCGGAGAGCGATATACCGCCCGTGGTAAGCACACTGCCGGTCAgacgttttaaattattcgGCACGGTATATTACTGAATAAATCGAGTgagttgattatttataaattatattagtataacaaGGCAGGgtggttttgtttttaataaatgttatcattCCACCCGTAGGTAAATTATATACCACAGACGATTGATGCCTAATCGCCGTagtaccaaataatattatatacgaagtGACATCATTTTCATCCGACGTGTGATAAAACTTGTtttctttgtataatattatatatatactacatagaaattatattttttttttctgagagTATGTAATattctgtataggtatatacatacgcTTTACAtagtgtgagagagagagagatagtaGATCCCCTCGATTCGCCCGTAGAATTTCGATTCGACTTCGTTCAATGCCAATGATGGTTTTGGCTGAAAACTTTTGACACTCGTCGCGCCCTCGAAAAATCACCGGAATGTCCATTGCGAATACAAATCAGTTTGCTTCGTGTGTTCTCGACCCCGTGGGtttcattagtttaaaaaattgcAGCGTCAACTTCGTGATATTCAAATCATTCGATTTTCCAGCTACAGTATCATAGTGACACTATGTTAAACGATTTTATACTCATGAATTAGAATTATAAGTGAGGTGTAGAAGTTTATAATCTACATACGTGTATAAGCCAAATACCACTCACTCGTTCATCGTTAAAtctcaaaaaatacaaaacgtatttaattgaaatttggaatagtggttcaTCCAATGATCTAGATGTGGGTACTAAAAGAAAGGATTTTCCGatattcacattttaaagaggtggtcaAGCAGGGATCTTGAGATTCACGgtggaaataaaaaattgtatttgtttatacattataaatggttgccattggttacttgggcagatcaggtacaagcatgtaTCAAATTGTCACGCTTATGGCCtcgaataaaaaacatatataaatatatagtatatacatattttattattattagctattagTACAGGACTACGACAGCTCTTAAaatcgtataatgtataatataatgtttatttgagtttgtttcataatttatttcagcTTTGAGCAAGTTTAGTCGATTAATGATACCTAATCGAGATCTCTCGAgagctttataataatatatattatatagcttcaGAGCCATACTGTTATATGGTTTTGTGCCCGGAGCAACTATGCATGTATAAAACATTCGTCCCCCaagttttatgatatattatattctatactataatatactatattagtacctatagccAGTAATTTGATGTATAGGTACTTGACACTTTGTACCTAGGTCATGTTTACGTTGTTGTCCATGGTGATCATGGTGTATGCATGCAGAAAAATAACAGTAGAATATTGACGTGAAACTCGATTTCTTAACCTATCaactcataggcgcaaataggggggggctttaggggctaagccctcccaaacatgtccatagccctcccaaacatttccttcattttgttttaagcttattcaatattatcaaagtaaggccctattagccctattagcccccccaaatctcaaacgctatttacGCCTATGCCTATCATACTTGACCATCTCGCAGTGTTAACATCCTGGTCCATTTATATGACCTCCCTAAATTTGAGTTTTCAAATTCTGTTTGAGCAGATCGTTTGTGCGTCATTTGCGCACGAATATGCAGCCAGTCCAGTAGTTTGTGCAAACAACTTGTGGAgattatccataaaataaaatcgaggGAGGGGGTAAAGAAATTGTACCTTccattatacaattttcgttTTATGATTTGTTGGATCGTTTGTATATCGTTTATGCACGAAGTCATGGTCGATTGTGC
This portion of the Acyrthosiphon pisum isolate AL4f chromosome A1, pea_aphid_22Mar2018_4r6ur, whole genome shotgun sequence genome encodes:
- the LOC100569387 gene encoding zinc finger MYM-type protein 1-like; this encodes MDQDVNTARWSIKTFLSPGIEEILQQIWKPENNFQFPVTVSCKKNLRFQFSWLSKFTWLAYSLKFDGAFCKFCVPFANNEAGTYSQPLGALVKKPFHTDNYLNIKKNPSLSIENQLDSCHAKQVIENRKNIIPIIEAIFLCGQQNLSIRGHRDSGKIEVENSEPRENDGNFRNILKYRALGDANLKKFLESPGRIKYISPTSQNAIINACNSVLLSKIVNRVNKAKCFTVLLDETADIAGIEQVSICARYVNRETCTLHEDFLQFVPTADLTGKGLATLILDNLKHFGIETQYLRGQGFDGAAAMSGIVGKLWNFFIFPKRKAVLSLAIEQSENVLSKRSLKRSCETRWIERYHSINDFLELFESVVEALDIISEWNDTSDTSHKTQSLRSSILQSEFIIVLHVTSKVFGFGLPLSK